Proteins from a single region of Kluyveromyces lactis strain NRRL Y-1140 chromosome C complete sequence:
- the YAT1 gene encoding carnitine O-acetyltransferase YAT1 (similar to uniprot|P80235 YAR035W Saccharomyces cerevisiae YAT1 Outer carnitine acetyltransferase mitochondrial), with the protein MPSIKDTNQEVLPRLPIPPLEDTLKRYLARLEPLQDSRSYEKTKRAVAESEQSLRIIDHELRKYDEHLAQREPMSSYIEQFWFDSYLEYDESVVLNLNPYFQLADDPTMNNVPKVSSRFSHFNRQVKRTSKLVVSMLKFVKAIRTGTLPTDNVRGKSMTMDQYGKLFGSSRLPPSLNDSTLSSCHLQTDPTSHHVVIMYKSQFYWFDVLDINNEPIFQQPEELEWNLYSIIMDSEQNSLDQNLQNSCPMGVFTTENRRVWSNVRDYISKSEDQTNWRNLKIIDSALFIICLDDSDLEGERDWIKSMICGTSKIDLNDKDEDKTKPSLGLQTGTCTNRWYDKLQLIVDRGGRAGINFEHTGVDGHTVLRMTMDIYTDSIVNFAQGITRNVPKVFEDDDDDRRANRSTKQANLITIPRKLEWSVDSFILSSMHFAETRASDLISQIEFEYLDFKQFGAAHIKNQFKCSPDAFLQMCFQTAYYALYGKFETTYEPAMTKFFQNGRTEAIRTVSDQSKSFVKSFFNTAVSNPDKIKLLQEACKQHSNVTRECSMGLGQDRHLYALYCIWKKVFAKDPKVPLPQLFQDAGWSTLNTNVISTSNCGNPCLKNFGFGPVCSNGFGIGYIIRNDTLSVVVSSRHRQTARFVELMQRFLLEINRIVRNEEQSSKTSMGSLQSDNMKYLLSGYDYFDVSVTG; encoded by the coding sequence ATGCCATCTATTAAAGATACGAACCAGGAAGTTTTGCCCAGGTTGCCAATCCCTCCTTTGGAAGATACGTTAAAGCGGTACTTGGCTAGATTAGAGCCTTTGCAAGATTCTAGAAGCTATGAAAAGACGAAGCGAGCTGTGGCAGAGTCAGAGCAAAGCTTGAGGATTATAGATCATGAATTGAGAAAGTATGACGAACATCTTGCTCAACGTGAACCTATGTCTTCGTATATCGAACAGTTCTGGTTTGATTCGTACCTTGAATACGACGAATCAGttgttttgaatttgaacCCTTATTTCCAGTTAGCTGATGATCCAACCATGAACAATGTGCCAAAAGTCAGTTCCAGATTCTCTCACTTCAACAGGCAAGTCAAGAGAACATCCAAATTAGTGGTATCGATGTTGAAATTCGTTAAAGCGATCAGAACTGGTACCTTGCCTACTGACAACGTAAGGGGCAAATCAATGACCATGGATCAATATGGTAAGTTGTTCGGAAGTTCTAGATTGCCACCTTCTTTGAACGATTCTACTTTATCGTCGTGTCATTTACAGACTGATCCCACCTCACACCATGTTGTCATCATGTACAAGTCCCAATTCTACTGGTTTGACGTCTTGGATATCAATAACGAACCTATCTTTCAACAACCGGAGGAATTGGAATGGAATTTGTATTCAATCATAATGGATTCTGAGCAGAACAGTTTGgatcaaaatcttcaaaatagcTGCCCCATGGGTGTTTTCACAACCGAAAACAGACGTGTGTGGTCAAACGTTAGAGATTACATCAGCAAGTCAGAAGATCAGACTAACTGGCGTAACTTGAAGATTATCGATAGTGCTTTATTCATTATATGCcttgatgattctgatttgGAAGGTGAACGTGACTGGATCAAATCCATGATTTGTGGTACTTCtaaaattgatttgaatgataaagatgaagataaGACGAAACCCTCTCTCGGTTTACAAACAGGGACTTGTACCAACCGCTGGTACGATAAATTGCAGTTGATTGTTGACAGAGGCGGAAGAGCAGGTATCAACTTCGAACACACTGGTGTTGATGGTCATACAGTATTGCGAATGACCATGGACATCTATACCGATTCTATCGTCAATTTTGCTCAGGGTATTACCAGAAACGTTCCAAAAGTTTTCGAAGATGACGACGACGACCGCAGAGCTAATAGGTCAACTAAACAAGCTAATCTAATCACTATTCCTAGGAAATTAGAGTGGTCCGTTGATTCGTTCATCCTTTCATCTATGCACTTTGCTGAAACTCGTGCCAGTGATTTGATATCTCAGATTGAGTTCGAATATTTGGACTTCAAACAGTTCGGCGCCGCCCATATCAAAAACCAGTTCAAATGCTCACCAGATGCGTTCTTGCAAATGTGTTTTCAAACAGCTTACTATGCTCTATACGGTAAATTTGAGACAACGTACGAACCAGCTATGACCaagttcttccaaaatgGACGTACTGAAGCCATCAGAACCGTTTCTGATCAATCAAAATCGTTTGTCAAatcattcttcaacacAGCGGTATCAAATCCTGACAAGATAAAGTTACTACAAGAAGCATGCAAACAGCATTCAAATGTGACAAGAGAATGTTCCATGGGGCTGGGTCAAGACCGTCATTTGTATGCTCTATACTGCATTTGGAAAAAAGTATTTGCAAAAGATCCTAAGGTCCCATTACCACAATTATTCCAAGACGCTGGCTGGTCCACCTTGAATACCAACGTGATTAGTACTTCAAACTGTGGTAACCCTTGTTTGAAAAACTTTGGGTTCGGTCCCGTTTGTAGCAACGGTTTCGGTATCGGTTACATTATTAGAAATGATACCCTATCTGTGGTTGTCTCTTCAAGACACAGGCAAACGGCTCGTTTCGTTGAATTGATGCAAAGATTCTTGCTCGAAATCAACAGAATTGTCCGCAACGAAGAACaatcttccaaaacttcAATGGGTTCCTTGCAATCGGATAAcatgaaatatttattAAGTGGATATGATTACTTTGACGTTAGTGTAACTGGATAG
- the CDC15 gene encoding serine/threonine protein kinase CDC15 (weakly similar to uniprot|P27636 Saccharomyces cerevisiae YAR019C CDC15 Protein kinase of the Mitotic Exit Network that is localized to the spindle pole bodies at late anaphase promotes mitotic exit by directly switching on the kinase activity of Dbf2p): MDNSIAHGTYALKQVIGRGAYGVVYRAVKRGTNKPCAIKQIEFEDESELNEHMLEIDLLKNLRHQNIVEYRGFIQKAHELYIILEYCARGSLRDILKHGPLLEDDTVNYVTQTLYGLQYLHEQGVIHRDIKAANLLLTEEGIVKLADFGVSTRINRMAMTYAGSPNWMAPEVMTGQGASTVSDIWSLGATVVELLTGNPPFHNLVNESACYAIVNEEYIPPLTLSAECKDFLSRCFQKNMFKRATAQELLAHIWLKKIQKPKSKINLAEYIEKDGKWDVDFVLDSNTDMTPSPTKSPIQEDLAPADFRTLSVDQLFIEHSTDSIVVGLIKTLNELTAIKADATASGSLSNRTFEILKYDKQFNHTALKEKFIDNGGTPLLISLRFESVLAAFFEKSVKLLIQCGILSHFDSLKNSRLTVLVSYCYRTLTSHDIWNQWCLSHKDKISACVNAELTSTKYIEAEKLLIHVSMIKDFPLSVPKLMLFAKKYKHLQHCIFTSLNNSIKRTIVNVPTSNLIHGKLFYEKSNFPVTIQEWLLEMITHVKRKATDPFVELCFHVCHLNNKSIELLMKDGHFLALTKTLLKSSNHSSLPWCLNLCSEYTKNLKAEDIGTMIDIGISSLPIANCLPNSIEILLNCFNVAQQIESPIVLHNESVTIGNHNIPFSLLVASFYQDNGRFDKYITKYTKLCSLPVGGKICSEVLKQERFIGRIHELFGTFKTSLIIQIDLLKFLKVLVIQTNEQGKSSYFNKLETLAKFLSSNWKNTQTFTPIKQGHQKVGADSVLIHQLCQDIQNLIVM, encoded by the coding sequence ATGGATAATTCAATAGCCCATGGAACCTATGCGCTAAAACAAGTGATTGGTCGCGGGGCTTATGGTGTTGTGTACAGAGCAGTGAAAAGAGGCACGAATAAACCATGTGCGATTAAACAGATCGagtttgaagatgagaGCGAGTTGAACGAACATATGCTTGAAATTGACTTATTGAAGAACCTTAGGCACCAAAATATCGTGGAATACCGGGGCTTTATACAGAAAGCTCATGAGTTGTACATTATATTGGAATACTGCGCTCGTGGTTCACTCCGAGATATATTGAAACATGGTCCGTTACTGGAAGATGATACCGTCAACTACGTTACACAGACTTTGTATGGATTACAATACTTGCACGAGCAAGGTGTTATCCATAGGGATATCAAAGCAGCGAACCTTCTATTGACTGAGGAAGGAATTGTTAAATTAGCTGACTTTGGTGTTTCTACCAGAATTAATAGAATGGCTATGACTTATGCGGGGTCTCCTAATTGGATGGCACCCGAAGTTATGACAGGTCAAGGTGCATCAACTGTTAGTGATATCTGGTCGCTCGGAGCGACTGTCGTCGAGCTATTGACGGGAAATCCGCCATTTCACAACCTCGTGAATGAATCTGCATGCTATGCGATAGTAAACGAAGAATACATACCACCCTTGACATTATCAGCTGAATGCAAAGACTTCTTATCTCGATGTTTCCAAAAAAACATGTTTAAACGTGCCACCGCACAAGAACTACTAGCTCATATAtggttgaagaaaatacagAAACCCAAATCGAAGATAAATTTGGCAGAATATATTGAGAAAGATGGTAAATGGGATGTGgattttgttcttgattcCAATACTGATATGACACCATCTCCTACAAAATCTCcaattcaagaagatttaGCCCCTGCTGATTTTAGAACTTTATCTGTCGATCAGCTTTTCATAGAACATTCTACGGACTCGATAGTTGTGGGGTTAATAAAAACCTTAAACGAACTAACCGCGATCAAAGCTGATGCTACTGCGTCTGGTTCTTTAAGCAACAGAACATTCGAGATTCTAAAATATGACAAACAATTCAATCATActgctttgaaggaaaaattTATTGATAACGGTGGAACACCACTACTTATTTCACTACGTTTTGAATCTGTTTTGGCTGCATTTTTCGAAAAGAGCGTTAAACTACTTATACAGTGCGGTATACTTTCACATTTTGACAGTTTAAAAAATTCACGATTAACAGTGTTAGTAAGCTATTGTTATAGAACTCTCACTTCTCATGATATATGGAACCAGTGGTGTCTTAGTCATAAAGATAAAATATCAGCATGTGTCAATGCGGAATTGACCTCAACCAAGTACATTGAAGCAGAAAAACTATTAATTCACGTTTCTATGATAAAAGATTTCCCATTAAGTGTACCAAAATTAATGCTATTTGCCAAAAAATATAAGCACTTACAACACTGCATTTTCACTTCCCTCAATAATTCCATTAAGAGAACGATAGTCAATGTACCAACCTCTAATTTGATACACGGTAAACTTTTTTATGAGAAATCAAACTTTCCGGTAACTATACAAGAGTGGTTACTTGAAATGATCACTCACGTCAAACGAAAGGCTACGGATCCTTTCGTAGAATTATGCTTCCACGTATGTCATTTAAACAATAAAAGCATTGAACTACTTATGAAAGACGGTCATTTCTTAGCTTTAACCAAAACCCTCCTGAAGTCATCAAATCATTCTTCATTACCGTGGTGTTTAAATTTGTGCAGTGAATATACGAAAAATTTAAAGGCTGAAGATATAGGAACGATGATCGACATCGGAATATCTTCACTACCTATCGCAAACTGTCTTCCAAACAGTATTGAGATACTTTTAAATTGTTTCAATGTTGCTCAACAAATTGAGTCACCAATAGTACTCCATAACGAAAGTGTTACAATTGGTAATCATAACATCCCGTTCAGCCTGCTAGTTGCATCTTTCTACCAAGATAACGGAAGATTTGATAAGTATATCACAAAGTACACAAAATTATGCTCTCTACCAGTAGGAGGTAAGATATGCAGCGAAGTTCTCAAGCAAGAGAGATTCATTGGAAGAATCCATGAACTTTTCGGTACGTTCAAGACATCACTAATAATTCAAATCGATTTACTCAAGTTTTTGAAGGTTTTAGTCATACAGACAAACGAACAAGGGAAGAGTTCATACTTTAACAAACTCGAAACCTTGGCAAAATTCCTTTCAAGTAATTGGAAAAATACACAAACCTTTACACCAATCAAACAGGGTCACCAAAAAGTAGGGGCTGATTCGGTATTAATTCATCAGCTTTGTCAAGATATACAGAATTTGATTGTCATGTAG